One window from the genome of Pantoea cypripedii encodes:
- the artJ gene encoding arginine ABC transporter substrate-binding protein, with protein MKKWIVAAALATLAMNAFAAEKIRFASSATYPPFESLDRENQIVGFDIDLAKALCQQLKAECTFTNNAFDSLIPSLKFRRYDAVISGMDITADRSKQVDFTQAYYANSAVVIARKGQFSDFAQLKGKRIGMENGTTHQKYLQEQHPEVVAVAYDSYQNAILDLKNGRLDGVFGDTAVVNQWLKTNASLAPVGAHITDASYFGTGLGIAVRKGNTELRDQLNSALVAIKANGTYQQINQKWFPE; from the coding sequence ATGAAAAAATGGATCGTTGCTGCGGCACTGGCAACTCTGGCAATGAATGCCTTTGCAGCGGAAAAAATCCGCTTCGCTTCTTCCGCGACTTATCCTCCGTTTGAATCTCTGGACCGTGAAAATCAAATCGTCGGCTTCGATATCGATCTGGCAAAAGCGTTATGCCAGCAGCTGAAGGCCGAATGTACCTTCACCAACAACGCTTTTGACAGCCTAATCCCGTCGCTGAAATTCCGCCGCTATGATGCCGTCATCTCAGGTATGGATATCACCGCGGATCGCAGCAAGCAGGTCGATTTTACCCAGGCTTATTACGCCAACTCGGCGGTGGTGATCGCCCGCAAAGGTCAGTTCAGTGATTTTGCCCAGCTGAAGGGCAAACGCATTGGCATGGAAAACGGCACCACGCACCAGAAATACCTGCAGGAGCAGCATCCCGAAGTGGTCGCGGTGGCCTATGACAGCTACCAGAACGCGATTCTCGATCTGAAAAACGGTCGTCTGGATGGTGTGTTTGGCGATACCGCCGTGGTGAACCAATGGCTGAAGACCAATGCCTCCCTGGCACCGGTCGGCGCGCATATCACCGATGCCAGCTATTTTGGCACCGGGCTGGGGATTGCGGTACGTAAAGGAAACACCGAATTACGCGATCAGCTGAACAGCGCGCTGGTGGCGATCAAAGCCAATGGCACGTACCAGCAAATCAATCAGAAGTGGTTCCCGGAATAA
- the artM gene encoding arginine ABC transporter permease ArtM, with product MLQYLPELLKGLHTSLTLTLASLIAALVLSLLFTVVLALKVPVLNTIVKVYITIFTGTPLLVQIFLIYYGPGQFPSIQHVPWLWHLLSQPWLCAMLALSLNSAAYTTQLFYGAVRAIPAGQWQSCAALGMNRKDTLRILLPYAFKRALSSYSNEVVLVFKSTSLAYTITLMEVMGHGQLLYGRTYDVTVFAAAGLVYLCVNGLLTLMMRLIERRALAFERRN from the coding sequence ATGCTGCAATATTTACCTGAGCTGCTGAAAGGGCTGCACACCAGCCTGACACTCACCCTCGCCTCGCTGATTGCCGCGCTGGTGCTGTCGCTGCTGTTCACCGTGGTGCTGGCGCTGAAAGTCCCGGTGCTGAATACCATCGTGAAAGTTTACATCACGATATTTACCGGTACGCCGCTGCTGGTGCAGATCTTCCTGATCTACTACGGACCTGGACAGTTTCCCAGCATCCAGCATGTGCCGTGGTTGTGGCATCTGCTGTCCCAGCCCTGGCTGTGCGCCATGCTGGCTCTGTCGCTGAACAGCGCGGCCTATACCACCCAGCTGTTCTATGGCGCGGTGCGTGCCATTCCTGCCGGCCAGTGGCAGTCCTGCGCGGCACTGGGGATGAATCGCAAAGATACGCTGCGTATTCTGCTGCCGTATGCCTTTAAACGCGCGCTGTCCTCGTACTCCAATGAGGTGGTGCTGGTGTTCAAAAGTACCTCGCTGGCCTACACCATCACCCTGATGGAAGTGATGGGCCACGGTCAGTTGCTGTATGGTCGCACTTACGATGTCACGGTATTTGCCGCCGCCGGGCTGGTTTACCTGTGCGTCAACGGCCTGCTGACGCTGATGATGCGTCTGATAGAACGCCGCGCACTGGCATTTGAACGCAGAAATTAA
- the artQ gene encoding arginine ABC transporter permease ArtQ, translating into MNEIIPLASAAGMTVGLAVCALIAGLVLAMIFAGWESARWQPLAWVGTALVTLIRGLPEILVVLFIYFGASQLLLTLSDGFHINLGLFSIPVQVQIENFDVSPFLCGVIALAMLYSAYASQTLRGALKAVPVGQWESGQALGMKKSAIFFRLIMPQMWRHALPGLGNQWLVLLKDTALVSLISVNDLMLQTKSIATRTQEPFTWYLAAAAIYLVITLFSQAVLRRIELRTTRFERGA; encoded by the coding sequence ATGAATGAAATAATTCCGCTCGCAAGCGCCGCCGGTATGACCGTCGGCCTTGCTGTTTGTGCACTGATCGCCGGCCTTGTGCTGGCGATGATTTTTGCTGGCTGGGAATCGGCGCGCTGGCAGCCGCTCGCTTGGGTCGGCACCGCGCTGGTCACGCTGATCCGTGGCCTGCCGGAAATCCTCGTGGTGCTGTTTATCTATTTTGGCGCATCGCAACTGTTGCTGACGCTGTCGGATGGCTTCCATATCAATCTCGGCCTGTTCAGCATTCCGGTGCAGGTGCAGATTGAGAATTTCGATGTCAGCCCGTTCCTGTGTGGCGTGATTGCGCTGGCGATGCTCTACTCCGCGTATGCATCACAAACCCTGCGCGGCGCGTTGAAAGCCGTGCCCGTTGGGCAGTGGGAATCCGGCCAGGCGCTGGGGATGAAAAAGTCGGCGATTTTCTTCCGACTGATCATGCCGCAGATGTGGCGTCACGCGTTGCCGGGGCTCGGTAACCAGTGGCTGGTGCTGCTGAAAGATACCGCGCTGGTTTCGCTGATCAGCGTTAACGACCTGATGCTGCAAACCAAAAGTATCGCCACCCGGACCCAGGAGCCGTTTACCTGGTATCTGGCGGCGGCCGCCATCTATCTGGTGATTACGCTGTTCAGTCAGGCAGTGCTGCGCCGTATTGAATTGCGCACCACGCGCTTCGAGCGGGGGGCCTGA
- the artJ gene encoding arginine ABC transporter substrate-binding protein: MKKVVLAALLAGLSLSASAAQTLRFATEASYPPFEFVDSDNKIQGFDVDLANALCKEIDATCTFTNQAFDSLIPSLKFRRFDAVMAGMDITPEREKQVLFTKPYYDNSAIFIAQKGKLADVAALKGKRVGVQNGTTHQKYLSDKHNDITVVPYDSYQNAILDLKNGRIDAVFGDTAVVNEWLKQNPNLAALGDKVTDKAYFGTGLGIAVRMGNTELQEKFNTALDKVKADGTYKTIYNKWFQQ, translated from the coding sequence ATGAAAAAAGTCGTACTTGCTGCACTGCTTGCCGGTTTGAGCCTGAGCGCTTCCGCTGCGCAGACCCTGCGTTTTGCTACTGAGGCTTCTTACCCTCCGTTTGAGTTTGTCGATTCGGACAACAAAATTCAGGGCTTCGATGTCGACCTGGCGAATGCATTGTGTAAAGAGATTGATGCAACCTGTACCTTCACCAACCAGGCCTTTGACAGCCTGATCCCGAGCCTGAAATTCCGTCGTTTTGATGCGGTGATGGCCGGTATGGACATCACGCCGGAGCGTGAAAAGCAGGTCCTGTTCACCAAGCCTTACTACGACAACTCAGCGATCTTCATCGCGCAGAAAGGCAAACTGGCGGATGTGGCTGCCCTGAAAGGCAAACGTGTTGGTGTACAAAACGGCACGACCCACCAGAAATACCTCTCTGACAAACATAACGACATCACCGTGGTGCCGTATGACAGCTATCAAAACGCCATCCTTGACCTGAAAAATGGCCGTATCGATGCGGTGTTCGGTGACACCGCCGTGGTGAACGAATGGCTGAAGCAGAACCCGAACCTGGCTGCGCTGGGTGATAAAGTGACCGATAAAGCTTACTTCGGCACCGGTCTGGGTATTGCGGTGCGCATGGGCAACACCGAGCTGCAGGAAAAATTCAACACTGCGCTGGATAAAGTGAAAGCCGACGGCACCTACAAAACCATCTACAACAAATGGTTTCAGCAGTAA
- the artP gene encoding arginine ABC transporter ATP-binding protein ArtP, whose protein sequence is MSIQLTGINCFYGAHQALFDINLACPQGETLVLLGPSGAGKSSLLRVLNLLEQPRSGSLQIAGNHFDFSKTPSDSAIRELRQNVGMVFQQYNLWPHLTVLQNLMEAPCRVLGLNKNQARARADKLLDRLRLTPYADRFPLHLSGGQQQRVAIARALMMEPQVLLFDEPTAALDPEITAQIVSIIRELAQTQITQVIVTHEVEVARKTASRVVYMENGHIVEQGDASHFTQPQTEAFANYLSH, encoded by the coding sequence ATGAGTATTCAACTAACCGGCATTAACTGTTTTTACGGTGCCCACCAGGCGCTGTTCGATATCAACCTGGCCTGCCCGCAGGGTGAAACGCTGGTGTTGCTCGGTCCGAGCGGCGCGGGTAAGAGTTCACTCCTGCGCGTACTCAATCTGCTGGAGCAACCGCGCTCCGGCAGTTTGCAGATCGCCGGTAATCATTTTGACTTCAGCAAAACCCCGTCAGACAGCGCGATCCGCGAGCTGCGGCAAAACGTTGGCATGGTGTTCCAGCAATACAACCTGTGGCCGCATCTGACGGTGTTGCAGAACCTGATGGAAGCCCCGTGTCGCGTGCTGGGTCTCAACAAAAATCAGGCCCGCGCCCGTGCAGACAAACTGCTGGATCGTCTGCGTCTGACGCCCTATGCCGACCGTTTTCCGCTGCACCTTTCCGGCGGCCAGCAGCAGCGCGTAGCGATTGCCCGCGCCCTGATGATGGAACCGCAGGTGTTGTTGTTTGATGAACCCACCGCGGCGCTCGACCCGGAAATTACCGCGCAAATCGTCAGCATTATTCGTGAGCTGGCGCAGACGCAGATTACCCAGGTGATCGTCACCCATGAAGTGGAAGTCGCGCGTAAAACCGCCAGCCGTGTGGTGTACATGGAAAACGGCCACATTGTGGAACAGGGCGACGCCAGCCACTTTACACAGCCGCAAACCGAAGCGTTTGCCAACTATCTTTCGCACTAA
- a CDS encoding lipoprotein, which produces MRNKAFALLVPAALLLSACTTVEPVIKDNGPRTAACVDGGPDSVAQQFYDLRVSQPSQGLPDNATLAKYRPYLSDRLYQKLLQANGLSNKPADWRTGDLFSSLAQGPTAAEVASASSIPNRDARNIPLRVDLTRGDRKWQDEVLMIREGTCWVVDDVRYVGDWPHAGGGSLSQLLEER; this is translated from the coding sequence ATGAGAAACAAAGCCTTTGCGCTGCTTGTTCCCGCTGCTCTGCTGCTCAGCGCCTGTACCACCGTGGAGCCGGTGATTAAGGATAATGGTCCGCGTACAGCGGCCTGCGTCGATGGAGGTCCGGACAGTGTCGCCCAGCAGTTCTACGATTTACGCGTCAGCCAGCCGTCACAGGGATTGCCGGATAATGCGACACTGGCAAAATACCGCCCGTACCTTAGCGATCGCCTGTATCAGAAACTGTTGCAGGCCAATGGGTTAAGCAATAAACCCGCCGACTGGCGCACGGGTGACCTGTTCTCCAGCCTGGCACAAGGCCCGACCGCTGCCGAGGTCGCCAGTGCCTCCTCGATCCCGAACCGCGACGCCCGCAATATTCCGCTGCGCGTCGATTTAACCCGCGGTGACAGAAAATGGCAGGATGAGGTGTTGATGATCCGCGAAGGCACCTGCTGGGTGGTGGATGATGTGCGCTACGTCGGTGACTGGCCGCATGCGGGTGGTGGCTCGCTCAGCCAGTTGCTGGAAGAACGTTAA
- a CDS encoding N-acetylmuramoyl-L-alanine amidase yields MAFRLQWCWLLVGMLLLSGCKSTLEARHGYWVDTAHPAQGARPRIKVIVIHYTAEDFPSSLATLTDREVSAHYLIPAQPPQQHGQGVVWQLVPESQLAWHAGPSFWRGATRINDTSIGIELVNSGYQRTLTGLRWQPFNPMQITALEALVKDISARYDIPPENVVGHSDIAPQRKQDPGPLFPWQQLALAGLGAWPDAATVQRYLANEAADAPVDQDALLDALQRYGYDVAAADTPAMQRKLIAAFQMHFRPRDYRGLADAETLAIARALLAKYGAAQ; encoded by the coding sequence ATGGCGTTTCGTTTGCAGTGGTGCTGGCTGCTGGTGGGGATGTTGCTGTTGAGCGGCTGCAAGTCAACCCTTGAAGCGCGCCACGGTTATTGGGTCGATACCGCGCATCCGGCGCAGGGTGCCAGGCCACGCATCAAAGTCATCGTGATCCATTACACGGCAGAGGATTTTCCTTCTTCGCTGGCGACGCTGACTGACCGTGAAGTCAGTGCCCATTATCTGATTCCGGCACAGCCGCCGCAGCAGCATGGTCAGGGAGTTGTCTGGCAACTGGTGCCGGAAAGCCAGCTGGCGTGGCATGCCGGGCCGAGTTTCTGGCGCGGTGCCACGCGTATTAACGACACCTCGATTGGCATTGAGCTGGTGAACAGTGGTTATCAACGCACCCTGACGGGACTGCGCTGGCAGCCGTTTAACCCAATGCAAATTACGGCGCTGGAGGCTTTAGTCAAAGACATCAGCGCGCGCTACGACATCCCGCCGGAAAATGTGGTGGGCCACAGCGATATTGCGCCGCAACGCAAACAGGACCCTGGGCCGTTGTTTCCCTGGCAGCAACTGGCGCTGGCGGGGCTGGGAGCCTGGCCGGATGCCGCCACGGTACAGCGTTATCTGGCTAACGAGGCGGCGGATGCACCGGTTGATCAGGATGCACTGCTGGACGCCCTGCAACGCTATGGTTACGACGTTGCAGCGGCAGACACCCCGGCGATGCAGCGTAAGTTAATTGCGGCGTTTCAGATGCATTTCAGGCCACGGGATTACCGTGGCCTGGCGGATGCGGAGACGCTGGCGATTGCCCGCGCCTTGCTGGCGAAGTACGGTGCGGCGCAATAG
- the ltaE gene encoding low-specificity L-threonine aldolase: MIDLRSDTVTRPSSAMLDAMMAAETGDDVYRDDPTVNALEAEAACMSGKEAALFFPTGTQANLVALLSHCQRGDEYIVGQQAHNYKYEAGGAAVLGSIQPQPILAAEDGTLPLADVAAAIKPDDIHFARTRLLSLENTHHGKVLPLSYLEQAYQFTRQHQLALHIDGARIFNAVVAQNTTLEGIARYCDTLTICLSKGLGTPVGSLLCGPAAYIEQARRWRKMVGGGMRQAGILAAAGLYALQHNVTRLQQDHDNAAWLGEQLKTLGVDVVSQQTNMLFVKVPAQQVEGLQAWLSARDVLISVGPVTRIVTHLDISREDLTQLVAHWQAFLQQ; encoded by the coding sequence GTGATCGATTTACGCAGTGATACCGTAACCCGCCCGAGTTCCGCCATGCTCGACGCCATGATGGCTGCCGAAACTGGCGATGATGTCTACCGTGACGATCCCACTGTCAATGCGCTCGAAGCCGAAGCCGCCTGTATGAGCGGCAAAGAAGCGGCGCTGTTCTTCCCCACCGGCACTCAGGCCAACCTGGTGGCGCTACTCAGCCATTGCCAGCGTGGTGATGAATATATCGTTGGGCAACAGGCGCATAACTACAAATATGAAGCCGGTGGTGCCGCCGTGCTGGGCAGCATTCAGCCGCAGCCGATCCTTGCCGCAGAAGACGGCACCCTGCCGCTGGCCGATGTGGCTGCCGCGATTAAACCGGACGATATCCATTTTGCACGCACCCGCCTGCTCAGCCTGGAAAATACCCATCACGGTAAAGTGTTGCCGCTCAGCTATCTGGAGCAGGCGTATCAGTTTACGCGTCAGCATCAGCTGGCCCTGCATATTGATGGCGCACGTATCTTCAACGCCGTGGTAGCGCAAAATACCACGCTGGAAGGCATTGCCCGCTACTGCGATACCCTGACCATCTGCCTGTCCAAAGGGCTGGGTACCCCGGTGGGATCGCTGCTGTGCGGCCCGGCGGCCTACATCGAACAGGCACGCCGCTGGCGTAAAATGGTCGGTGGCGGGATGCGTCAGGCAGGTATTCTGGCCGCAGCGGGCTTATATGCCCTGCAACATAACGTGACGCGTTTGCAGCAGGATCACGACAACGCCGCCTGGCTTGGCGAACAGCTGAAAACCCTCGGCGTCGACGTGGTGAGCCAGCAGACCAACATGTTGTTTGTTAAGGTTCCGGCACAGCAGGTTGAAGGATTGCAAGCCTGGCTGAGCGCGCGTGATGTGTTGATAAGTGTCGGCCCGGTCACACGCATTGTGACCCATCTGGATATCAGCCGTGAGGATCTCACCCAGCTGGTCGCTCACTGGCAGGCCTTCCTGCAACAATAA
- the poxB gene encoding ubiquinone-dependent pyruvate dehydrogenase, which produces MKQTVAALLAKTLENAGVKRIWGVTGDSLNGLNDSLNRMGTIKWMPTRHEEVAAFAAGAEAQITGQLAVCAGSCGPGNLHLINGLFDCHRNHVPVLAIAAHIPSSEIGSGYFQETHPQELFRECSHYCELVSNPEQLPQVLGIAMRKAILNRGVSVVVLPGDVALKPAPEGARAEWYPPQLPQVLPSTSEISRLAATLNAADNITLLCGSGCAGAHAEVVKLAETLKAPVVHAMRGKEHIEYDNPYDVGMTGLIGFSSGFHAMMNASTLVLLGTQFPYRPFYPAAANIIQIDINPASLGAHSHVDMALVGDIKATLQALLPQLSSKRDRQHLDSALEHYAEARKGLDELAKANDKQAIHPQYLAQQISHFAADDAIFTCDVGTPTVWAARYLKMNGKRRLLGSFNHGSMANAMPQALGAQAIDGDRQVVALCGDGGFSMLMGDFISVAQLKLPVKLVIFNNSVLGFVAMEMKAGGYLTDGTELENPDFAAIATACGIKGIRVEKASELDSALEQAFTHDGPVLLDVITAKEELAIPPQIKLEQAKGFSLYMLRAILNGRGDEIVELAKTNWLR; this is translated from the coding sequence ATGAAGCAAACTGTTGCGGCGCTGCTGGCGAAAACGCTGGAAAACGCAGGTGTGAAACGCATCTGGGGCGTTACCGGTGATTCACTGAATGGGTTAAACGACAGCCTCAATCGTATGGGCACGATTAAATGGATGCCCACGCGGCACGAGGAGGTCGCCGCCTTTGCTGCCGGTGCCGAAGCGCAGATTACCGGCCAGTTGGCGGTTTGTGCCGGTTCCTGTGGGCCGGGCAACCTGCACCTGATCAACGGCCTGTTTGATTGCCATCGTAACCACGTACCGGTGCTGGCGATTGCCGCCCATATCCCTTCCAGCGAAATCGGCAGCGGCTACTTCCAGGAAACCCATCCGCAGGAGTTGTTCCGCGAATGCAGCCATTATTGCGAGCTGGTGTCGAATCCGGAGCAATTGCCGCAGGTGCTGGGTATCGCAATGCGCAAAGCGATCCTCAACCGTGGCGTGTCGGTGGTGGTGTTGCCGGGCGATGTGGCACTCAAACCGGCACCGGAAGGGGCGCGCGCCGAGTGGTATCCACCGCAGCTGCCACAGGTGCTGCCATCCACCAGTGAAATCAGCCGTCTGGCCGCTACGCTGAACGCCGCCGACAACATCACCCTGCTGTGCGGCAGCGGCTGTGCTGGCGCGCATGCGGAAGTGGTGAAGCTGGCAGAGACGCTGAAAGCACCGGTGGTGCATGCCATGCGCGGCAAAGAACATATTGAATACGATAACCCTTATGATGTTGGCATGACGGGCTTGATTGGTTTCTCGTCCGGTTTTCACGCCATGATGAATGCCAGTACCCTGGTGTTGCTCGGCACACAATTCCCTTATCGCCCGTTCTATCCGGCCGCGGCCAACATCATCCAGATTGATATCAATCCTGCCAGCCTCGGCGCGCATAGCCACGTCGATATGGCGCTGGTCGGCGATATCAAAGCGACCTTGCAGGCACTGCTGCCGCAGCTCAGCAGCAAGCGCGATCGCCAGCATCTGGATAGCGCACTGGAGCATTATGCCGAGGCACGCAAAGGGCTGGACGAGCTGGCTAAAGCCAATGATAAACAGGCGATTCATCCGCAATACCTGGCGCAGCAAATCAGCCATTTCGCCGCTGACGATGCCATCTTTACCTGCGATGTGGGTACCCCGACGGTGTGGGCAGCGCGTTATCTGAAGATGAACGGTAAGCGGCGACTGCTGGGTTCGTTCAACCACGGTTCGATGGCCAATGCCATGCCACAGGCGCTGGGCGCCCAGGCAATTGATGGTGATCGTCAGGTGGTGGCGCTGTGTGGCGATGGCGGTTTCAGTATGCTGATGGGCGATTTTATCTCTGTGGCGCAACTGAAGCTGCCGGTGAAGCTGGTGATTTTCAACAACAGCGTGCTGGGCTTTGTGGCGATGGAGATGAAAGCCGGGGGTTATCTCACCGATGGCACCGAGCTGGAGAACCCCGATTTCGCGGCTATCGCCACCGCCTGCGGCATCAAAGGCATTCGGGTGGAAAAGGCTTCAGAGCTGGACAGCGCGCTGGAGCAGGCGTTCACCCACGACGGTCCGGTGCTGCTGGATGTGATTACCGCCAAAGAAGAACTCGCCATCCCGCCACAAATCAAACTGGAACAAGCCAAAGGCTTCAGCCTGTATATGCTGCGGGCGATTCTGAATGGTCGCGGTGATGAGATCGTGGAACTGGCGAAAACTAACTGGCTGAGGTAA
- a CDS encoding lysine exporter LysO family protein encodes MYTGLIIILLPLIVGWLLPFHSPRLLKSVNRMLSNIVYLILFFMGISLAFLDNLGSNLLTIFHTALISMLCILACSLGALWLLEKRYPWQHNHRPQTLPSRWQMALESVKLCATVAAGFLLGLTHASPLRHAATASEYALILMLFLVGIQLRGSGMTLRQVMLNRRGMLVAVASLVSALAGGALAASLLGLPLKTGLALASGFGWYSLSGILMTEAFGPVMGSAAFFNDLLRELFAIMLIPLLVTRHRCTALGLCGATSMDFTLPILQRAGGMEIVPAAIVHGFIMSLLAPILIALFSA; translated from the coding sequence ATGTATACCGGATTGATCATTATCCTGCTGCCGCTGATTGTCGGCTGGTTGCTGCCGTTCCATAGCCCGCGCTTGCTGAAGTCGGTCAACCGGATGCTCAGTAATATCGTGTACCTGATTCTGTTTTTTATGGGGATCAGCCTGGCGTTTCTCGATAACCTCGGCAGCAACCTGCTAACCATCTTCCACACCGCGTTGATCAGCATGTTGTGTATTCTCGCCTGTTCGCTGGGCGCGCTGTGGCTGCTGGAAAAACGCTACCCGTGGCAACATAACCATCGCCCGCAAACGCTGCCCTCCCGCTGGCAGATGGCGCTGGAGTCAGTGAAGCTGTGCGCGACCGTCGCGGCCGGTTTTCTGCTGGGCCTGACTCATGCCTCGCCATTACGGCACGCCGCCACCGCCAGTGAGTACGCGCTGATCCTGATGCTTTTCCTGGTAGGAATTCAGTTACGCGGCAGTGGCATGACCTTGCGTCAGGTGATGCTGAATCGACGTGGCATGCTGGTTGCGGTGGCTTCGCTGGTGAGCGCGCTGGCTGGCGGTGCACTGGCGGCCAGCCTGCTCGGCCTGCCGCTGAAAACCGGGCTGGCACTGGCGAGCGGTTTTGGCTGGTATTCCCTCTCCGGCATCCTGATGACGGAAGCCTTCGGCCCGGTGATGGGCAGCGCCGCTTTCTTCAATGATTTGCTGCGTGAATTATTTGCCATCATGCTGATCCCGCTGCTGGTCACCCGCCATCGCTGTACCGCTCTGGGGCTGTGCGGTGCCACCTCGATGGATTTCACTCTGCCAATTTTGCAGCGCGCAGGCGGGATGGAAATTGTCCCGGCCGCCATTGTGCATGGATTTATCATGAGCCTGCTGGCACCGATTCTGATCGCCCTGTTCTCAGCCTGA
- a CDS encoding ATP-dependent nuclease produces the protein MILEHIDIHGFRGINRLSLPLTTTNLLIGENAWGKSSLLDALTLLLAPATESYLFTEHDFHFPPGDLEARMHQLQLVFRFRAENHEDEPLLEPFWQRDNAGRYISFSARGKRREQGVKTTHRFIDARGEVLPLEGTAQALAHLRTWYPVLRVRDARFSRRARQAENDPVRRASTMSELALEVDKLTRDLVARPQMLSDELLRQGLHTMQQLLEHYFLVQQPGGSVARVAPEVRDGGEGWRSLDQLNHLIAGTESRSRQVILLRMFSLLIQAHGNAPLPAGARPLLLVEDPETRLHPIMLAVAWNLLDLMPVQKIATTNSGELLSQVPVENVCRLVREPSRVAAWRIGPEGLSAEESRRIGFHIRVNRPSALFARCWLLVEGETEVWIINELARQRGHHFAAEGVKVIEFAQSGLKPLLKFARRMGIAWHVLTDGDDAGKKYAATARSQLQPHEHENDHLTQLPALDIENFFYKQGFNDVYHQMAHLPLNVPMNARRIITKAIHHSSKPELAIAIALAAAERGPEAIPPLLDSLFSRVMRLARGKAD, from the coding sequence ATGATTCTGGAACATATCGATATTCATGGTTTTCGTGGGATTAATCGGCTCTCGTTGCCGCTGACCACCACCAATCTGCTGATCGGGGAAAATGCCTGGGGTAAATCCAGCCTGCTCGATGCCTTGACGTTACTGCTGGCACCCGCGACTGAATCCTATTTGTTCACCGAACATGATTTTCACTTCCCCCCCGGCGACCTTGAAGCGCGCATGCACCAGCTTCAGCTGGTGTTCCGTTTTCGTGCCGAAAATCATGAAGATGAACCCTTACTGGAACCTTTCTGGCAGCGTGATAACGCCGGACGCTACATCAGCTTCAGTGCGCGCGGTAAGCGCCGTGAGCAGGGGGTGAAAACCACGCACCGCTTTATCGATGCCCGGGGTGAGGTGCTGCCGCTGGAAGGGACGGCGCAGGCGCTGGCCCATTTGCGCACCTGGTACCCGGTGTTACGCGTGCGCGATGCCCGTTTTAGCCGACGGGCGCGTCAGGCGGAAAATGATCCGGTGCGGCGCGCCAGCACCATGAGTGAGCTGGCGCTGGAAGTGGATAAGCTGACGCGTGATTTGGTCGCCAGGCCGCAAATGCTCAGTGATGAGTTGCTACGCCAGGGGTTGCACACCATGCAGCAATTGCTGGAACATTATTTTCTGGTGCAGCAACCGGGCGGTAGCGTGGCGCGAGTGGCACCGGAGGTCCGTGACGGTGGCGAGGGCTGGCGTTCGCTGGATCAGCTCAACCACTTAATTGCCGGTACCGAGTCGCGTAGTCGTCAGGTGATTTTGCTGCGTATGTTCTCGTTGCTGATTCAGGCGCACGGCAACGCCCCGTTGCCGGCAGGTGCGCGGCCGCTGTTGCTGGTGGAGGACCCGGAAACCCGCCTGCATCCCATCATGCTGGCGGTGGCGTGGAATTTGCTGGATCTGATGCCGGTGCAAAAAATTGCCACCACCAACTCGGGTGAACTGCTGTCCCAGGTCCCGGTGGAGAATGTCTGCCGTCTGGTGCGTGAGCCGAGCCGGGTTGCCGCCTGGCGCATTGGTCCGGAAGGGTTGAGCGCCGAGGAAAGCCGTCGCATTGGTTTCCACATTCGCGTCAATCGTCCGTCGGCTCTGTTCGCCCGCTGCTGGTTGCTGGTGGAAGGGGAGACCGAGGTGTGGATCATTAACGAACTGGCGCGTCAGCGTGGTCATCACTTTGCGGCGGAAGGGGTCAAAGTGATTGAATTTGCCCAGTCGGGACTGAAACCCTTGCTGAAATTTGCCCGGCGTATGGGCATCGCCTGGCACGTACTGACCGATGGCGACGATGCTGGCAAGAAATATGCCGCGACCGCGCGCAGCCAGCTACAGCCGCACGAACATGAAAACGATCATCTGACACAATTACCTGCGCTGGATATTGAGAATTTCTTCTATAAGCAGGGATTTAATGATGTCTATCATCAGATGGCGCACCTGCCGTTAAACGTACCGATGAATGCCAGGCGTATTATAACCAAAGCCATCCATCACAGTTCGAAGCCGGAACTGGCGATTGCCATAGCCCTGGCCGCTGCCGAGCGCGGGCCAGAGGCGATTCCGCCGCTGCTGGATAGTTTGTTCTCGCGGGTGATGAGGCTGGCGCGCGGTAAGGCCGATTGA
- the cspD gene encoding cold shock-like protein CspD codes for METGTVKWFNNAKGFGFICPIGGGDDIFAHYSTIQMEGYRTLKAGQQVQFDVHEGPKGNHASLIVPVETSVQA; via the coding sequence ATGGAGACGGGTACTGTTAAATGGTTCAACAACGCCAAAGGCTTCGGTTTTATCTGTCCGATTGGCGGCGGCGACGATATCTTCGCACACTACTCCACGATTCAGATGGAGGGATACAGAACGCTGAAAGCCGGCCAGCAGGTTCAGTTCGATGTCCATGAAGGGCCAAAAGGCAACCATGCCAGTTTGATTGTGCCGGTGGAAACATCGGTCCAGGCATAA